A genomic segment from Leopardus geoffroyi isolate Oge1 chromosome A2, O.geoffroyi_Oge1_pat1.0, whole genome shotgun sequence encodes:
- the LOC123607640 gene encoding 60S ribosomal protein L30-like, with translation MVAAKKTKKSLESINSRLQLVMKSGKYVLGYRQTLKMIRHGKVKLVILANNCPALRKSEIEYYAMLAKTGVHHYSGNNIELGTACGKYYRVCTLAIIDPGDSDIIRSMPEQTGEK, from the coding sequence ATGGTGGCCGCAAAGAAGACGAAGAAGTCGCTGGAGTCCATCAACTCTAGGCTCCAACTCGTTATGAAAAGTGGGAAGTACGTGTTGGGGTACAGGCAGACTCTGAAAATGATCAGACATGGCAAAGTGAAACTGGTCATCCTCGCCAACAACTGCCCAGCCTTGAGGAAATCTGAAATAGAATACTATGCCATGTTGGCCAAAACTGGTGTCCATCACTACAGCGGCAATAATATTGAATTGGGCACAGCGTGTGGGAAATACTACAGAGTGTGCACACTGGCTATTATtgatccaggtgattctgatatcaTTCGAAGCATGCCAGAACAGACTGGTGAAAAGTAA